The proteins below are encoded in one region of Micromonospora pisi:
- the thiD gene encoding bifunctional hydroxymethylpyrimidine kinase/phosphomethylpyrimidine kinase, which translates to MTPPVVLTVAGSDSGAGAGIQADLKVFAALGVYGTSVITALTAQNTREVRAVLPTPADLVTAQLDAVLTDLPVQATKTGMLGTESVADTVAAHARAGLLPNLVVDPVLVSTSGHRLGVVAAVERLLPYALVVTPNREEAAALVGRPVTTVDEMIAAAAQIAARGPRHVVVTGGGDEDTGAGEAVDVHWTDGEPRLLPGAWVATRNTHGTGCSFSAAIAARIALGDEVPAAVVFAKEYVARALAGGRDWKLGTGHGPLDHFGWSR; encoded by the coding sequence GTGACCCCGCCGGTGGTGCTCACCGTCGCCGGTTCCGATTCCGGTGCCGGGGCCGGCATCCAGGCTGATCTGAAGGTCTTCGCGGCGCTCGGTGTCTACGGGACCTCGGTGATCACCGCGCTCACGGCACAGAACACCCGTGAGGTACGCGCGGTCCTGCCGACCCCGGCCGACCTGGTCACCGCACAGCTCGATGCGGTCCTGACCGACCTGCCCGTACAGGCGACCAAGACCGGCATGCTCGGCACCGAGTCGGTCGCGGACACGGTGGCGGCACACGCCCGCGCCGGGCTGCTGCCGAACCTGGTGGTCGATCCGGTGCTCGTCTCGACCAGCGGGCACCGGCTCGGCGTGGTCGCCGCGGTGGAGCGGCTGCTGCCGTACGCGCTGGTCGTGACGCCGAACCGGGAGGAGGCCGCGGCGCTCGTCGGACGCCCGGTGACCACGGTCGACGAGATGATCGCCGCCGCCGCGCAGATCGCCGCACGAGGTCCCCGTCACGTGGTGGTCACCGGCGGCGGTGACGAGGACACCGGTGCGGGCGAGGCGGTGGACGTCCACTGGACCGACGGCGAGCCCAGGCTGCTCCCCGGGGCCTGGGTGGCCACCCGCAACACCCACGGCACCGGCTGCTCCTTCTCGGCCGCGATCGCGGCCCGGATCGCGCTCGGTGACGAGGTGCCGGCCGCGGTTGTCTTCGCCAAGGAGTACGTCGCCCGCGCGCTCGCCGGTGGGCGCGACTGGAAGTTGGGCACCGGCCATGGACCGCTGGACCACTTCGGTTGGTCCCGCTGA
- a CDS encoding ABC transporter substrate-binding protein: protein MKRLTRTIAVAALASTLAIASGCSGADDSNSAGGSGDGKTLEKVTYLTSFANFGRDAYAYVAKDKGYFKEAGFDVDIKPGSGTLNNLKAVATGTAMFTPLDLTGILQARGTGSPEAKEVTVVAGIQQRTMAAIITLDDKGITTPKDLEGKTLVDSPSSVVRNLFPTYATLAGVDAKKVTWRDGDPAGLIGLLAGGAAQGIGQFVVGKPTVEAAAKGKKAVVLPYSDVMTDLYGNVLITSSKIAKEDPEKVKRFTAALIKGLVASIDNPTETGQILNKNVPTAAAAPAAAETELMASFVRSAGSGAAVGTIDIARVSRSIAILQGAGAIPPGLTPEQLIDVNLTPKA, encoded by the coding sequence ATGAAAAGGCTGACTCGTACGATCGCCGTCGCCGCCCTGGCCAGCACTTTGGCCATCGCGAGCGGCTGCAGCGGCGCGGACGACTCCAACAGTGCCGGTGGTTCCGGTGACGGCAAGACGCTGGAGAAGGTCACGTACCTGACCTCCTTCGCCAACTTCGGCCGGGACGCGTACGCGTACGTGGCCAAGGACAAGGGGTACTTCAAGGAGGCCGGCTTCGACGTTGACATCAAGCCCGGCAGTGGCACCCTGAACAACCTCAAGGCGGTCGCCACCGGCACCGCGATGTTCACCCCGCTCGACCTCACCGGCATCCTGCAGGCGCGGGGCACCGGCAGCCCCGAGGCCAAGGAGGTGACGGTCGTCGCCGGCATCCAGCAGCGGACCATGGCGGCCATCATCACCCTCGACGACAAGGGCATCACCACCCCGAAGGACCTCGAGGGCAAGACGCTCGTCGACAGCCCCAGCTCCGTGGTGCGCAACCTGTTCCCGACCTACGCCACGCTCGCTGGCGTCGACGCGAAGAAGGTCACCTGGCGTGACGGCGACCCGGCGGGCCTGATCGGCCTGCTGGCCGGCGGCGCCGCTCAGGGCATCGGCCAGTTCGTCGTGGGCAAGCCCACGGTCGAGGCGGCGGCGAAGGGCAAGAAGGCCGTCGTGCTGCCGTACAGCGACGTGATGACCGACCTGTACGGCAACGTGCTGATCACCTCGAGCAAGATTGCCAAGGAAGACCCGGAGAAGGTCAAGCGGTTCACCGCCGCGCTGATCAAGGGGCTGGTCGCGAGCATCGACAACCCCACCGAAACCGGTCAGATCCTGAACAAGAACGTCCCGACCGCGGCTGCCGCGCCGGCTGCCGCCGAGACCGAGTTGATGGCGTCGTTCGTCCGTTCCGCCGGTTCGGGTGCGGCGGTCGGCACGATCGACATCGCCCGGGTGTCCCGGAGCATCGCGATCCTCCAGGGTGCCGGTGCTATCCCGCCGGGTCTGACCCCGGAGCAGCTCATCGACGTCAACCTGACGCCGAAGGCCTGA
- a CDS encoding ABC transporter ATP-binding protein, translating into MIRLAGVSRTFTGRSGTVEALRGIDLDVAQGEFVAIVGRSGCGKSTLLRLIAGLLPPTEGEITVAGERVTKTRRDIAMLFQRPALLPWRTVLDNVLLPVEIFGWRRASHRARAMELLEMVGLGGFEKRLPHELSGGMQQRVSLCRSLIGNPRVMLMDEPFSALDALTREELSVELQRVHMENAATIVFVTHSIDEAVLLADRVIVLSPRPGRLRKVVDINIPRPRSLGRNAHLEEVARCSADLHELLMERDSPATAGVKGH; encoded by the coding sequence ATGATCCGACTAGCGGGAGTGTCCCGCACCTTCACGGGCCGATCGGGCACTGTGGAGGCGCTCCGAGGCATCGATCTGGACGTGGCCCAAGGCGAATTCGTGGCGATTGTCGGTCGTTCCGGTTGCGGAAAGTCCACTTTGCTCCGACTTATCGCTGGACTACTTCCGCCGACCGAGGGCGAGATCACAGTCGCCGGTGAGCGGGTCACCAAGACCCGTCGCGATATCGCGATGCTCTTTCAACGCCCCGCACTGCTGCCGTGGCGCACAGTGCTGGACAACGTACTGCTGCCGGTGGAGATCTTCGGCTGGCGCCGCGCGAGTCACCGGGCCCGCGCCATGGAGCTGCTCGAGATGGTCGGGCTGGGTGGCTTCGAGAAGCGGCTGCCACACGAACTCTCCGGTGGGATGCAGCAGCGGGTTTCACTCTGCCGTTCACTCATCGGCAATCCGCGGGTAATGCTCATGGACGAACCGTTCTCCGCCCTCGACGCCCTCACCCGTGAGGAACTGTCGGTGGAACTGCAGCGGGTGCACATGGAGAACGCCGCAACGATCGTCTTCGTCACCCACTCGATCGACGAGGCGGTACTACTCGCCGACCGGGTGATCGTGCTGAGCCCACGCCCGGGTCGCCTCCGCAAGGTGGTCGACATCAACATTCCGCGGCCACGGAGCCTGGGCCGAAACGCCCACCTCGAAGAGGTCGCCCGTTGCAGCGCGGATCTGCACGAACTTCTGATGGAGCGCGATTCCCCGGCAACGGCCGGAGTGAAAGGTCACTGA
- a CDS encoding ABC transporter substrate-binding protein: MTPIRSATLTVLASAILATSLTGCQFSDDPQQTGEIVIRADLELSGAAAPAGEAYQRALELKVEQINASGVLGGRTLSLKVKDNRSDPNESLRNIGEFANDPSVSAIIMGSCDACAVAAAKTINEKKIPTIALASANEVAAPISDRRYVFKLAPNALDSAATLVSELKLAQPKVKDVGVIYTDDTYGRDGHAAMKAELDKAGIKIAASEAIRAGETDLTAAVSALVEAKSDAIVVWTNSEQSLLAATQAKADEFKGGLYFDAHAAGDLFLEGQGGIAAEDAKMVFSQTMVIDDVIATTPAKAARKQWFRDYTAKFGGYHGASSFAADALQLLTDAAVRADSTSEDANRDGLRDVLETSQMDGLSGPIRLTPDNHSGLMPQALSMLVARGGRWRLAS; this comes from the coding sequence TTGACGCCCATCCGCTCCGCGACACTCACGGTGCTCGCCTCGGCCATTCTGGCCACGTCGCTCACCGGTTGCCAGTTCAGCGACGATCCGCAGCAGACCGGCGAGATCGTCATCCGCGCCGACCTGGAACTCTCCGGCGCGGCGGCGCCGGCGGGCGAGGCGTACCAACGCGCCCTGGAACTCAAGGTCGAACAGATCAACGCGTCCGGCGTACTCGGTGGCCGGACCCTCTCGCTCAAGGTCAAGGACAACCGTTCCGACCCGAACGAATCGCTGCGCAACATCGGCGAGTTCGCGAACGACCCCTCGGTCAGCGCCATCATCATGGGCAGCTGTGACGCCTGTGCGGTCGCCGCGGCAAAGACCATCAACGAGAAGAAGATCCCGACCATCGCCTTGGCCTCGGCCAACGAAGTGGCGGCCCCGATCAGCGACCGGCGCTATGTGTTCAAGCTCGCACCGAACGCACTCGACAGCGCGGCCACCCTGGTCTCCGAACTGAAGCTCGCCCAACCCAAAGTGAAGGACGTCGGTGTGATCTACACCGATGACACCTACGGCCGTGACGGGCACGCCGCAATGAAGGCTGAACTGGACAAGGCCGGGATCAAAATTGCCGCCAGTGAGGCGATCAGGGCGGGCGAGACCGATCTCACCGCGGCGGTGAGTGCCTTGGTCGAGGCCAAATCGGACGCGATCGTCGTTTGGACCAACTCCGAACAGTCCCTCCTGGCCGCCACCCAGGCGAAGGCGGACGAATTCAAGGGCGGCCTGTACTTCGATGCCCACGCCGCCGGCGACCTGTTCCTGGAGGGGCAGGGCGGTATCGCGGCCGAGGACGCGAAGATGGTCTTCAGCCAGACCATGGTGATCGATGACGTCATCGCCACCACGCCCGCGAAGGCGGCCCGTAAGCAGTGGTTCCGGGACTACACCGCCAAGTTCGGCGGCTATCACGGCGCTTCCTCCTTCGCCGCCGACGCGCTGCAGCTCCTCACCGACGCGGCGGTACGGGCCGACAGCACCAGCGAGGACGCCAACCGGGACGGGCTGCGGGACGTGCTGGAGACGTCACAGATGGACGGCCTCTCCGGCCCCATCCGGCTGACCCCGGACAACCACTCCGGCCTGATGCCGCAGGCGCTGAGCATGCTGGTGGCCCGTGGTGGCCGCTGGCGCCTGGCCAGCTGA
- a CDS encoding ABC transporter permease, whose translation MTEVRPRARTAAPRERRAGGPVARLVIWPVVGMVVTIVGWWLATDVSTLVHPAVLPPPGDVLTAFTAKPSLLLGGMVETALEVLIGFVLSAVAGILIGLGLSASRTLERMFSPLLVGINAIPKVTIAPLLVFAFGWGQQPILIMVFLLCFFPIVLATTAGLNAAPAELVELARSLSASRWQAFRKIRMPAALPQIFVGLKVAMPLAAIGAVIGEFQAGAGRGLGTQIIQFGGSGDSATAWVAILLVGVMSIALYYALVLVEHLALPWVRETTSAR comes from the coding sequence TTGACCGAGGTTCGCCCCAGGGCGCGGACAGCTGCGCCCCGGGAACGCCGGGCCGGTGGCCCCGTTGCCCGTCTGGTGATCTGGCCGGTGGTCGGCATGGTGGTCACCATCGTCGGGTGGTGGCTGGCGACGGACGTCTCCACGCTGGTCCACCCCGCCGTGCTGCCGCCTCCGGGCGACGTGCTGACCGCGTTCACCGCCAAGCCGAGCCTGCTGCTCGGCGGCATGGTGGAGACCGCGCTGGAGGTCCTGATCGGGTTCGTGCTCTCCGCGGTGGCCGGGATCCTGATCGGACTCGGGCTCTCCGCCTCGCGGACCCTGGAGCGGATGTTCTCCCCGTTGCTGGTCGGGATCAACGCGATCCCGAAGGTGACGATCGCGCCGCTGCTGGTGTTCGCCTTCGGCTGGGGCCAGCAGCCGATCCTGATCATGGTGTTCCTGCTCTGCTTCTTCCCGATCGTGCTCGCCACCACGGCCGGACTGAACGCCGCTCCGGCCGAGCTGGTGGAGCTGGCCCGATCCCTGTCCGCCTCACGCTGGCAGGCATTCCGCAAGATCCGGATGCCGGCCGCGCTGCCGCAGATCTTCGTCGGTCTGAAGGTGGCCATGCCGCTGGCCGCGATCGGCGCGGTGATCGGCGAGTTCCAGGCGGGTGCCGGGCGGGGACTGGGCACCCAGATCATCCAGTTCGGCGGGTCGGGCGACAGTGCCACCGCATGGGTGGCGATCCTGCTGGTCGGGGTCATGAGCATCGCGCTCTACTACGCGCTGGTCCTGGTCGAACACCTCGCGCTGCCCTGGGTGCGGGAGACCACCTCGGCGCGGTGA
- a CDS encoding thiazole synthase yields MSQQEPGRGTVPATTPFELGGETFGSRLILGTGGAANLHVLEQAIRASGTELVTVALRRVDSAATMHGGLLDVLDRCGVRLLPNTAGCYTAAEAVKVARLAREAFDTSWVKLEVIGDDRTLLPDAVELLHAADQLVADGFTVLPYTSDDPVLARRLAEAGCAAVMPAGAPIGSGLGIGNPHHIRLIRQNVEVPVILDAGIGTASDAALAMELGCDGVLLASAVTRAAEPVRMATAMRYAVEGGWLAARAGRIPRRFHALASSPDEGRPEL; encoded by the coding sequence ATGTCGCAACAGGAACCGGGGCGGGGCACCGTACCGGCGACCACCCCGTTCGAGCTGGGTGGGGAGACGTTCGGGTCGAGGCTGATCCTCGGCACCGGCGGTGCCGCCAACCTGCACGTGCTGGAGCAGGCGATCCGGGCCAGCGGAACCGAACTGGTCACCGTCGCGCTGCGCCGGGTCGACAGCGCCGCCACCATGCACGGCGGGCTGCTGGACGTGCTCGACCGGTGCGGCGTACGACTGCTGCCGAACACCGCCGGTTGTTACACCGCCGCCGAGGCGGTCAAGGTCGCCCGGCTCGCCCGCGAGGCGTTCGACACCTCGTGGGTGAAACTGGAGGTGATCGGCGACGACCGGACACTGCTGCCCGACGCGGTCGAACTGCTGCACGCCGCCGACCAGCTCGTCGCCGACGGCTTCACCGTGCTGCCGTACACCAGCGACGATCCGGTGCTGGCCCGGCGGCTCGCCGAGGCGGGCTGCGCCGCGGTGATGCCCGCCGGTGCGCCGATCGGCTCCGGCCTCGGCATCGGCAACCCGCACCACATCCGGCTGATCCGGCAGAACGTGGAGGTGCCGGTCATCCTCGACGCCGGCATCGGCACCGCCTCCGACGCTGCGCTCGCCATGGAACTGGGCTGCGACGGGGTGCTGCTGGCCAGCGCCGTGACCCGGGCCGCCGAGCCGGTACGGATGGCCACCGCCATGCGGTACGCCGTCGAGGGGGGCTGGCTCGCCGCGCGGGCCGGGCGCATCCCACGACGATTCCACGCGCTCGCCTCCAGCCCCGACGAGGGGCGGCCGGAGCTGTGA
- the thiC gene encoding phosphomethylpyrimidine synthase ThiC, producing the protein MQARRKVYVEGSRPDIRVPFAEVELAGENPPVRLYDTSGPGSDPEVGLPALRGPWIAERGDVAPVRGAGTPLAGVDGRRPTQLAYARAGIVTPEMEFVAVRENLPAELVRDEIARGRAVLPLNVNHPEVEPAIIGSRFLVKVNANIGTSAVTSSVAEEVEKLTWATRWGADTVMDLSTGKRIHETREAIVRNSPVPIGTVPIYQALEKVGGDPVKLSWEVFRETVIEQAEQGVDYMTVHAGVLMRYVPLAVERVTGIVSRGGSIMAAWCLAHHQENFLYTNFRELCEILARYDVTFSLGDGLRPGSIADANDEAQFAELRTLGELTKIAWEYDVQVMIEGPGHVPMHKIKENVDLQQELCQEAPFYTLGPLTTDIAPAYDHITSAIGAAMIGMFGTAMLCYVTPKEHLGLPDRDDVKAGVIAYKIAAHAADLAKGHPGAQDWDNALSKARFEFRWEDQFNLSLDPETARAYHDATLPAEPAKTAHFCSMCGPKFCSMKITQELKEYAARGMQDKSTEFVESGGKVYLPLA; encoded by the coding sequence ATGCAGGCTCGTCGCAAGGTGTACGTGGAGGGATCGCGGCCGGACATCCGGGTCCCGTTCGCCGAGGTGGAGCTGGCCGGGGAGAACCCGCCGGTACGGCTGTACGACACCTCCGGTCCCGGCAGCGACCCGGAGGTCGGCCTGCCGGCGCTGCGCGGACCGTGGATCGCGGAGCGAGGTGACGTGGCACCGGTACGTGGTGCCGGCACCCCGCTCGCCGGTGTGGACGGGCGCCGGCCGACCCAGTTGGCGTACGCCCGGGCCGGGATCGTCACGCCGGAGATGGAGTTCGTCGCGGTCCGGGAGAACCTCCCCGCCGAGCTGGTACGTGACGAGATCGCCCGGGGACGCGCGGTGCTCCCGCTCAACGTCAACCACCCCGAGGTGGAACCGGCGATCATCGGTAGTCGCTTCCTGGTGAAGGTGAACGCCAACATCGGTACCTCGGCGGTCACCTCGTCGGTCGCGGAGGAGGTGGAGAAGCTCACCTGGGCCACCCGCTGGGGTGCGGACACGGTGATGGACCTCTCCACCGGCAAGCGGATCCACGAGACGCGGGAGGCGATCGTCCGCAACTCGCCGGTCCCGATCGGCACCGTGCCGATCTACCAGGCTCTGGAGAAGGTCGGCGGGGACCCGGTCAAGCTTTCCTGGGAGGTGTTCCGGGAGACCGTCATCGAGCAGGCCGAGCAGGGCGTCGACTACATGACGGTGCATGCCGGGGTGCTGATGCGGTACGTGCCGCTGGCGGTCGAGCGGGTCACCGGCATCGTCTCCCGGGGCGGCTCGATCATGGCGGCCTGGTGTCTGGCGCACCACCAGGAGAACTTCCTCTACACCAACTTCCGGGAGCTGTGCGAGATCCTCGCCCGGTACGACGTCACCTTCTCCCTCGGCGACGGACTGCGTCCGGGCTCGATCGCCGACGCCAACGACGAGGCGCAGTTCGCCGAGCTGCGTACCCTCGGCGAGTTGACGAAGATCGCCTGGGAGTACGACGTCCAGGTGATGATCGAGGGCCCGGGGCACGTGCCGATGCACAAGATCAAGGAGAACGTCGACCTCCAGCAGGAACTCTGCCAGGAGGCCCCGTTCTACACCCTCGGTCCACTGACGACCGACATCGCGCCCGCGTACGACCACATCACCTCGGCGATCGGCGCCGCGATGATCGGCATGTTCGGCACCGCCATGCTCTGCTACGTCACCCCGAAGGAGCACCTGGGGCTGCCGGACCGGGACGACGTCAAGGCCGGCGTGATCGCGTACAAGATCGCGGCGCACGCCGCCGACCTGGCGAAGGGGCATCCGGGGGCGCAGGACTGGGACAACGCGTTGTCCAAGGCGCGGTTCGAGTTCCGCTGGGAGGACCAGTTCAACCTCTCGCTCGACCCGGAGACCGCGCGGGCGTACCACGACGCGACGCTCCCCGCCGAGCCGGCGAAGACCGCGCACTTCTGCTCGATGTGCGGGCCGAAGTTCTGCTCCATGAAGATCACTCAGGAGCTGAAGGAGTACGCCGCGCGCGGCATGCAGGACAAGTCGACCGAGTTCGTCGAGTCCGGTGGCAAGGTCTACCTGCCGCTCGCCTGA
- a CDS encoding LLM class F420-dependent oxidoreductase — protein sequence MRVSIFTEPHRGATYDDQLRMARLAEDSGFEGWLRADHYQAMGADLGLPGPTDAWITLAGLARETSRIRLGTLVTSSTFRLPGPLAVIVAQVDQMSGGRVDLGIGAGWYEREHLAYGIPFPPVGERFGRLAEQLAVVTGLWRTPVGERFTHQGEHYQLVEAPALPKPVQVPGPPIIIGGKGLKRTPALAARYAHEFNMPFKSVKETAEAYERVHAACARVDRAANGLDPLVLSAGIVVAIGRNEAEAQRRAAPLHEKSALPPEDPVVGSPAQLVERIGEFAEIGTGRVHLRLTDLHDLDHLELIASEVLPQIGASR from the coding sequence GTGCGAGTATCCATCTTCACCGAGCCGCATCGCGGCGCCACCTACGACGATCAACTTCGAATGGCCCGGCTCGCCGAGGACAGCGGGTTCGAGGGCTGGCTCCGCGCGGACCACTACCAGGCGATGGGCGCGGACCTCGGTCTGCCCGGCCCGACCGACGCCTGGATCACCCTGGCCGGTCTGGCCCGGGAGACCTCCCGGATCAGGCTCGGCACCCTGGTCACCTCGTCCACCTTCCGGCTGCCCGGCCCGCTGGCCGTGATCGTCGCCCAGGTGGACCAGATGAGCGGCGGCCGGGTCGACCTCGGCATCGGAGCCGGCTGGTACGAGCGGGAACACCTCGCGTACGGCATCCCGTTCCCGCCCGTCGGCGAGCGGTTCGGTCGGCTGGCGGAGCAACTTGCCGTGGTGACCGGTCTCTGGCGTACCCCGGTCGGCGAGCGCTTCACCCACCAGGGTGAGCACTATCAGCTCGTCGAGGCGCCCGCCCTGCCCAAGCCGGTGCAGGTGCCGGGCCCGCCGATCATCATCGGTGGCAAGGGCCTCAAGCGGACCCCGGCGCTGGCCGCCCGCTACGCCCACGAGTTCAACATGCCGTTCAAGTCGGTCAAGGAGACCGCCGAGGCGTACGAGCGGGTCCACGCGGCGTGCGCGCGGGTGGACCGGGCCGCGAACGGACTGGACCCGCTGGTGCTCTCCGCCGGCATCGTGGTGGCGATCGGCCGGAACGAGGCCGAGGCCCAGCGCCGCGCCGCACCACTGCACGAGAAGAGCGCCCTGCCGCCGGAGGACCCGGTAGTCGGTTCGCCGGCCCAGCTGGTCGAGCGGATCGGCGAGTTCGCGGAGATCGGCACCGGTCGCGTGCACCTGCGGCTGACCGATCTGCATGACCTCGACCACCTGGAACTCATCGCCAGCGAGGTGCTGCCCCAGATCGGCGCCTCCCGCTAG
- the thiS gene encoding sulfur carrier protein ThiS, with product MELTVNGTDHRLPGGVTVAELVATVTGQSRGVAVAVNGEVVPRAGWPAAVLHAGDRVEVLTAAQGG from the coding sequence GTGGAGCTGACCGTGAACGGTACGGACCACAGACTGCCCGGTGGCGTGACCGTCGCCGAACTGGTCGCCACGGTGACCGGACAGAGCCGAGGGGTGGCGGTCGCGGTGAACGGCGAGGTGGTGCCCCGAGCCGGCTGGCCGGCGGCGGTGCTGCACGCCGGGGACCGCGTCGAGGTGCTGACCGCTGCCCAGGGCGGCTGA
- a CDS encoding thiamine phosphate synthase, with amino-acid sequence MPNGLVVVTDRRLARAPLPEVVRAAVAGGARWVLLREKDLPRDERLALAEELRLILAPAGGTLLVAGPDPLGGNAVHLASAGPYPPPELPLVGRSCHDAAELLRLTTEDYVTLSPVFPSRSKPGYGPPLRPVGLARLARRTSVPVLALGGVSDAEQVAACVVAGAAGVAVMGAVMGADDPTELVARLIRATGEGHR; translated from the coding sequence GTGCCGAACGGGCTGGTGGTCGTCACCGACCGACGCCTGGCCCGTGCCCCGCTGCCCGAGGTGGTGCGGGCGGCGGTGGCCGGCGGTGCCCGCTGGGTCCTGCTCCGGGAGAAGGACCTGCCCCGCGACGAGCGGTTGGCGCTCGCCGAGGAACTGCGGCTGATCCTCGCCCCGGCCGGCGGGACGCTGCTGGTGGCCGGACCCGACCCGCTCGGCGGAAACGCGGTGCACCTGGCGTCGGCCGGACCGTACCCCCCGCCCGAACTGCCCCTGGTCGGTCGCTCCTGCCACGACGCGGCGGAACTGCTCCGCCTCACCACGGAGGATTACGTGACCCTCTCCCCGGTCTTCCCCAGCCGGTCGAAACCCGGTTACGGCCCGCCGTTGCGGCCGGTCGGCCTGGCGCGGCTGGCCCGGCGTACGTCGGTCCCGGTGCTCGCGCTCGGCGGAGTCTCCGACGCCGAACAGGTCGCCGCCTGCGTGGTGGCGGGCGCGGCCGGGGTGGCGGTGATGGGCGCGGTGATGGGCGCTGACGATCCCACCGAACTGGTCGCCCGACTCATCCGCGCCACCGGGGAGGGTCACCGGTGA